From the Kitasatospora viridis genome, one window contains:
- a CDS encoding molybdopterin molybdotransferase MoeA codes for MTAAAPTVPAAHTTVPWPQARRAARRAGARTGRPTAELPLAEALGRTLAEPLTALTDLPAFDTAAMDGWAVAGPGPWRLAGRVLAGRTPPPLADGWATGIATGAQLPPGATAVLRREHGEARGEVLRALGDPGPGQDVRPRGQECRRGEQLLPAGSAVGPAVLGLAAACGYDRLTVRRRPTAELLVLGDELCGSGLPGPGRVRDALGPLLEPWLTAAGAELLGRRAVRDDFGLLRDALLGSTAEVVVTTGATAAGPVDFLHAALAETGARLLVDGVAVRPGHPMLLAELPPSTPGGPARHLVGLPGNPLAAVAGTVTLALPLLDALSGRQPSPGRYARTAGDLPGHPTQTRLLPVRLTEDGPLPLAFDGPAMLRGLALAEALAVIPPGGLPARSRIELLPVPA; via the coding sequence ATGACGGCGGCGGCACCCACCGTGCCCGCCGCGCACACCACCGTCCCCTGGCCGCAGGCCCGCCGGGCGGCCCGCCGGGCCGGCGCCCGGACCGGGCGGCCCACCGCCGAGCTGCCGCTGGCCGAGGCGCTCGGCCGCACCCTGGCCGAGCCGCTGACCGCGCTCACCGACCTGCCCGCCTTCGACACCGCCGCGATGGACGGCTGGGCGGTCGCCGGGCCAGGCCCGTGGCGGCTGGCCGGCCGGGTGCTGGCCGGCCGCACCCCGCCGCCGCTGGCCGACGGCTGGGCCACCGGCATCGCCACCGGCGCCCAGCTGCCGCCCGGCGCCACCGCCGTGCTGCGCCGCGAGCACGGCGAGGCGCGCGGCGAGGTGCTCCGCGCCCTCGGCGACCCCGGGCCCGGGCAGGACGTGCGCCCGCGCGGCCAGGAGTGCCGCCGCGGCGAGCAGCTGCTGCCGGCCGGCAGCGCGGTCGGTCCCGCGGTGCTCGGACTGGCCGCCGCCTGCGGCTACGACCGGCTGACGGTCCGTCGGCGGCCCACGGCCGAGCTGCTGGTGCTCGGCGACGAGCTGTGCGGATCCGGCCTGCCCGGCCCCGGCCGGGTGCGGGACGCGCTCGGCCCGCTGCTGGAGCCCTGGCTGACCGCGGCCGGCGCCGAACTGCTCGGCCGCCGGGCGGTGCGGGACGACTTCGGGCTGCTCCGGGACGCGCTGCTGGGCTCCACCGCCGAGGTGGTGGTCACCACCGGCGCCACCGCCGCCGGCCCGGTCGACTTCCTGCACGCCGCGCTGGCCGAGACCGGCGCCCGGCTGCTGGTGGACGGCGTGGCGGTGCGGCCCGGGCACCCGATGCTGCTCGCCGAGCTGCCGCCGAGCACCCCCGGCGGCCCGGCCCGGCACCTGGTCGGCCTGCCGGGCAACCCGCTGGCCGCCGTGGCCGGCACGGTCACCCTGGCGCTGCCGCTGCTGGACGCGCTGAGCGGCCGTCAGCCGTCCCCGGGCCGGTACGCCCGGACGGCCGGCGACCTGCCCGGCCACCCGACGCAGACCCGGCTGCTCCCGGTGCGGCTGACCGAGGACGGTCCGCTGCCGCTCGCCTTCGACGGGCCGGCCATGCTGCGCGGCCTGGCGCTGGCCGAGGCGCTAGCGGTGATCCCGCCGGGCGGGCTGCCCGCCCGGTCCCGGATCGAGCTGCTGCCGGTGCCGGCCTGA
- a CDS encoding erythromycin esterase family protein, with the protein MTDGTAMGRRSLLVAAAVTAGALLTPGSAAAATPGDQAGQDPVHALARAAHPLRSTEPGSDTADLRPLGAMIGSAAVVGLGEATHGSHEFFALKERVFRYLVEEKGFTTFALEIGWPAGLRIDEYVQGGRGDARQVVRAELGGSPFERTEFVHLIEWMRDHNRRDPGHRVHFMGNDIGFPKVGDDFFARVTDCVARRFPRLLPRFTDLYAGLRPLDDGYAYLARPVAQRQRPAADAQQALDLLQAQPGAGDEEFEWTLQHARSIAQTAAALATDFADPKSVTAMELDRDRLMAANTVWWQRRTGHRMLLSAHDGHVGYVTDEPGTYPKVQGAFLREALGTSYLAIGTTFGQGSFLSQDQSLVGPWKKFTVGAAAPGSNEHTLDRVSRPDFYLDTRTAPPAARAWLEVPRPTRHIGTDYPCPLDDVALGPSYDLLVHLHHVREAAPLR; encoded by the coding sequence ATGACCGACGGGACGGCGATGGGGCGGCGGTCGCTGCTGGTGGCGGCGGCGGTCACGGCGGGGGCCCTGCTCACACCCGGGAGCGCGGCCGCGGCCACCCCGGGCGACCAGGCCGGCCAGGACCCGGTGCACGCGTTGGCCCGGGCCGCGCACCCGCTGCGCTCGACCGAACCCGGCTCGGACACCGCCGACCTGCGGCCGCTGGGGGCGATGATCGGCTCCGCCGCCGTGGTGGGCCTCGGCGAGGCCACCCACGGGTCGCACGAGTTCTTCGCGCTGAAGGAGCGGGTCTTCCGGTACCTCGTCGAGGAGAAGGGCTTCACCACCTTCGCCCTGGAGATCGGCTGGCCCGCCGGACTGCGGATCGACGAGTACGTCCAGGGCGGCCGGGGCGACGCGCGCCAGGTGGTGCGGGCCGAACTGGGCGGATCGCCGTTCGAGCGCACGGAGTTCGTCCACCTGATCGAGTGGATGCGTGACCACAACCGCCGCGACCCGGGCCACCGGGTGCACTTCATGGGCAACGACATCGGCTTCCCCAAGGTGGGCGACGACTTCTTCGCGCGGGTCACGGACTGCGTCGCCCGCCGGTTCCCCCGGTTGCTGCCGCGCTTCACGGACCTCTACGCCGGCCTGCGACCGCTGGACGACGGGTACGCCTACCTCGCCCGGCCGGTGGCACAGCGGCAGCGCCCGGCGGCCGACGCCCAGCAAGCGCTGGACCTGCTGCAGGCTCAACCCGGCGCGGGCGACGAGGAGTTCGAGTGGACGCTGCAGCACGCCCGGTCGATCGCCCAGACCGCCGCAGCGCTCGCCACCGACTTCGCCGACCCGAAGTCGGTGACCGCCATGGAGCTCGACCGCGACCGGCTGATGGCCGCGAACACCGTCTGGTGGCAGCGCCGCACCGGTCACCGGATGCTGCTGTCGGCGCACGACGGGCACGTGGGCTACGTGACCGACGAGCCCGGCACCTACCCGAAGGTGCAGGGCGCCTTCCTGCGCGAGGCGCTCGGGACGTCCTACCTGGCGATCGGGACCACCTTCGGCCAGGGCTCCTTCCTCTCCCAGGACCAGAGCCTGGTCGGGCCGTGGAAGAAGTTCACGGTCGGCGCGGCCGCGCCCGGCAGCAACGAGCACACCCTCGACCGGGTCAGCCGCCCCGACTTCTACCTGGACACCCGCACCGCACCGCCCGCCGCCCGCGCCTGGCTCGAAGTCCCGCGCCCCACCCGCCACATCGGCACCGACTACCCCTGCCCCCTCGACGACGTCGCGCTCGGCCCCTCCTACGACCTGCTGGTCCACCTCCACCACGTCCGCGAGGCCGCCCCGTTGCGCTGA
- a CDS encoding WXG100 family type VII secretion target, protein MSDPTTGGSGFSVHPADILTAAPDFTTQSDRLKSAVTNLESTLKGLGSPWGADDQGKKFGDAYNPQHTALVKSLGVLVQGLASVHLGLESMAGNHQGADTTAATSMKASE, encoded by the coding sequence GTGTCTGACCCCACCACCGGTGGCAGCGGCTTCTCCGTCCACCCGGCCGACATCCTCACCGCGGCACCGGACTTCACCACCCAGAGCGACCGCCTCAAGTCGGCCGTCACCAACCTGGAGTCCACCCTGAAGGGACTCGGCTCCCCCTGGGGCGCCGACGACCAGGGCAAGAAGTTCGGCGACGCCTACAACCCCCAACACACCGCCCTGGTCAAGTCCCTGGGCGTCCTCGTCCAGGGCCTGGCCAGCGTCCACCTGGGGCTGGAGTCCATGGCCGGAAACCACCAGGGCGCCGACACCACCGCCGCCACCTCCATGAAGGCGAGCGAGTAG
- a CDS encoding anthrax toxin lethal factor-related metalloendopeptidase, translating to MGLTQDAEKTVRSLTGMWWPDADEDGLRKAAKAWTDCANAIDDVCGKANTTAQGILQHNSGPAVDAFAKFWGQYYDNGKGWLHDVADACRQMAKAFTQYADEVGKAKHQLEEKIAVVGGVLIAGTALAFFTGGLSEAAADGAAAAIVSTAAAVGVTVSETVATIAGTVLTGAVFGAAESATVDLAVAQPIKIAFGDQNGISGTEILDSAETGGLTGGATSGFGAGARILAQSSDTLAPALNALNTMPGRMLLGGGIAAGQDTVFNGGIDPLDIAAGIIGGAAAPGGKGNDDSPSFPKHAKPVELPFPGRLPPREYVEDHPGTTKVLNELANVPPDVFNRVWDHLKTFDGGGISIGPRPVTELPGGYHLAGGRPMGADWGWEGVPGMYDPQNGRLVINSAADTPTSVAVHEFGHATDHAYGNLSSQPDWQNVQQQVMNRIGNNPALDSYIRQPHEYFAEAFNAWANGSLKKFTFGDRTAAKILKDYFDRAL from the coding sequence GTGGGGCTGACCCAGGACGCGGAGAAGACCGTCCGCTCGCTGACCGGCATGTGGTGGCCCGACGCCGACGAGGACGGACTGCGCAAGGCCGCCAAAGCCTGGACCGACTGTGCCAACGCCATCGACGACGTCTGCGGCAAGGCCAACACCACCGCCCAGGGCATCCTGCAGCACAACTCCGGCCCCGCCGTCGACGCCTTCGCCAAGTTCTGGGGTCAGTACTACGACAACGGCAAGGGCTGGCTCCACGACGTCGCCGACGCCTGCCGCCAGATGGCCAAGGCCTTCACCCAGTACGCCGACGAAGTCGGCAAGGCCAAGCACCAGTTGGAAGAGAAGATCGCCGTCGTCGGCGGCGTCCTCATCGCCGGCACCGCCCTCGCCTTCTTCACCGGCGGGCTCTCCGAAGCCGCCGCCGACGGAGCCGCCGCCGCCATCGTCTCCACCGCCGCGGCCGTCGGCGTCACCGTCTCCGAAACCGTCGCCACCATCGCCGGCACCGTCCTGACCGGAGCCGTCTTCGGCGCCGCCGAATCCGCCACCGTCGACCTCGCCGTCGCCCAACCCATCAAGATCGCCTTCGGCGACCAGAACGGCATCAGCGGCACCGAGATCCTCGACTCCGCCGAAACCGGCGGCCTCACCGGCGGCGCCACCAGCGGCTTCGGCGCCGGCGCCAGGATCCTCGCCCAATCCAGCGACACCCTCGCCCCCGCCCTCAACGCCCTCAACACCATGCCCGGCCGCATGCTCCTCGGCGGCGGCATCGCCGCCGGACAGGACACCGTCTTCAACGGCGGCATCGACCCCCTGGACATCGCCGCCGGCATCATCGGCGGAGCCGCCGCACCGGGCGGCAAGGGGAACGACGACTCACCGTCGTTCCCCAAGCACGCCAAGCCGGTCGAGCTGCCGTTCCCCGGCCGGCTCCCGCCGCGCGAGTACGTCGAGGACCACCCGGGCACCACCAAGGTGCTCAACGAGCTCGCGAACGTCCCGCCGGACGTCTTCAACCGGGTCTGGGACCACCTGAAGACGTTCGACGGCGGCGGGATCAGCATCGGCCCCAGACCGGTGACCGAACTCCCGGGCGGCTACCACCTCGCCGGGGGCCGGCCGATGGGCGCGGACTGGGGTTGGGAGGGCGTACCGGGCATGTACGACCCGCAGAACGGCCGACTCGTCATCAACTCCGCCGCGGACACGCCCACCAGCGTCGCCGTGCACGAGTTCGGCCATGCGACCGACCACGCCTACGGCAACCTGAGCAGCCAACCGGACTGGCAAAATGTCCAGCAGCAGGTGATGAACCGCATCGGCAACAACCCCGCCCTCGACAGCTACATCCGCCAGCCGCACGAGTACTTCGCCGAGGCGTTCAACGCCTGGGCCAACGGCAGCCTCAAGAAGTTCACCTTCGGCGACCGGACCGCGGCGAAGATCCTGAAGGACTACTTTGACCGAGCACTCTGA
- a CDS encoding bacterial proteasome activator family protein has translation MTKPLNERPEHEPYQGSNGPRGGTEEPQVLIVGPDGLAVGGGRVRSDEDGEHRELPVTEMVEQPAKVMRIGSMIKQLLEEVRAAPLDEASRVRLRDIHASSIKELEKGLAPELVEELERLSLPFTDDGIPTEAELRIAQAQLVGWLEGLFHGIQTALFAQQMAARAQLEQMRRALPPGALGEADGDDPGEGRGIRSGPYL, from the coding sequence ATGACGAAGCCGCTGAACGAACGGCCCGAGCACGAGCCGTACCAGGGATCGAACGGACCGAGGGGCGGGACCGAGGAGCCGCAGGTGCTGATCGTCGGCCCGGACGGCCTGGCGGTCGGCGGCGGCCGGGTGCGGTCGGACGAGGACGGCGAGCACCGCGAGCTGCCGGTGACCGAGATGGTCGAGCAGCCCGCCAAGGTGATGCGGATCGGCAGCATGATCAAGCAGCTGCTGGAGGAGGTCCGGGCGGCGCCCCTCGACGAGGCCAGCCGGGTGCGGCTGCGGGACATCCACGCCAGCTCGATCAAGGAGCTGGAGAAGGGCCTGGCGCCCGAGCTGGTCGAGGAGCTGGAGCGGCTCTCGCTGCCGTTCACCGACGACGGCATCCCGACCGAGGCGGAGCTGCGGATCGCCCAGGCCCAGCTGGTCGGCTGGTTGGAGGGCCTGTTCCACGGCATCCAGACCGCGCTGTTCGCCCAGCAGATGGCCGCCCGGGCCCAGCTGGAGCAGATGCGCCGGGCGCTGCCGCCCGGCGCGCTCGGCGAGGCCGACGGGGACGACCCGGGCGAGGGCCGCGGAATCCGTTCGGGCCCGTACCTGTAA
- a CDS encoding NAD(P)H-quinone oxidoreductase, which produces MHAITIPQPGGPEALVWSKVEDPVPGEGEVLVEVAATAVNRADLLQRQGNYAPPPGASPYPGLECSGTVAALGPGVAGWAVGDEVCALLAGGGYAEKVVVPVGQLLPIPRGLGLVAAAALPEVAATVWSNLFMVAHLHPGETVLLHGGASGIGTMAIQLAKAVGAKVVVTAGSDKKLARCKELGADVLVNYREQDFVEQVREATGGHGADVILDIMGAKYLSRNVEALALAGRLVIIGLQGGRTGELDLGVLLAKRAAVVATSLRPRPLAEKAAIVAAVREHVWPLIESGVVKPIIDRVLPLAEASQGHRALEAGEQVGKIVLQA; this is translated from the coding sequence ATGCACGCAATCACGATTCCCCAGCCCGGTGGTCCCGAGGCGCTCGTCTGGAGCAAGGTCGAGGACCCGGTCCCCGGCGAGGGCGAGGTCCTGGTCGAGGTCGCCGCCACCGCCGTCAACCGCGCCGACCTGCTGCAGCGCCAGGGCAACTACGCCCCGCCGCCCGGCGCCTCCCCCTACCCCGGCCTGGAGTGCTCCGGCACGGTCGCCGCCCTCGGCCCCGGCGTGGCCGGCTGGGCCGTCGGCGACGAGGTCTGCGCCCTGCTGGCCGGCGGCGGCTACGCGGAGAAGGTCGTCGTCCCGGTCGGCCAGCTCCTGCCCATCCCGCGCGGCCTCGGCCTGGTCGCCGCCGCCGCCCTCCCCGAGGTCGCCGCGACCGTCTGGTCCAACCTGTTCATGGTCGCCCACCTGCACCCGGGCGAGACGGTGCTGCTGCACGGCGGGGCGAGCGGCATCGGGACGATGGCGATCCAGCTGGCCAAGGCGGTGGGCGCCAAGGTGGTGGTGACCGCGGGCAGCGACAAGAAGCTGGCGCGCTGCAAGGAGTTGGGCGCGGACGTGCTGGTGAACTACCGCGAGCAGGACTTCGTGGAGCAGGTCCGGGAGGCGACGGGCGGGCACGGCGCGGACGTGATCCTGGACATCATGGGCGCCAAGTACCTGTCCCGGAACGTGGAGGCGCTGGCGCTGGCCGGGCGTCTGGTGATCATCGGTCTGCAGGGCGGCCGCACCGGCGAGTTGGACCTGGGCGTGCTGCTCGCCAAGCGCGCCGCGGTCGTCGCGACCTCGCTGCGCCCGCGTCCGCTGGCGGAGAAGGCGGCGATCGTGGCGGCGGTGCGCGAGCACGTCTGGCCGCTGATCGAGTCGGGCGTGGTCAAGCCGATCATCGACCGGGTGCTCCCGCTCGCGGAGGCGTCCCAGGGCCACCGGGCGCTGGAGGCGGGGGAGCAGGTGGGGAAGATCGTGCTGCAGGCCTGA
- a CDS encoding TetR/AcrR family transcriptional regulator, with amino-acid sequence MARTAKADDPKAGLALLWGEQEQPTRGPKPSLTPQRIAAAAVQLADAQGLDAVSMSKVAAEFEVSAMALYRYVPGKTELVALMVESVLAELPDRSAAGDDWAQRLRGWAHGSLAVHRRHPWLLAATTMSRRLMGPNQLGWLDAAHAALAPTGLGAAQCHQVFVLVAGLVRSVAQQHVDYDEAGSQEWDRLTGELLTRHAERFPALSRAIAEGAFAPTGIDPLDFGLDRLLAGVRELIEAQG; translated from the coding sequence ATGGCCAGGACCGCCAAGGCCGACGACCCGAAGGCCGGGCTCGCACTGCTCTGGGGCGAGCAGGAACAGCCCACCCGGGGGCCCAAGCCCAGCCTGACCCCGCAGCGGATCGCCGCCGCGGCCGTCCAACTGGCCGACGCTCAGGGGCTGGACGCCGTCTCGATGAGCAAGGTGGCGGCCGAGTTCGAGGTCTCCGCGATGGCGCTCTACCGCTACGTGCCGGGAAAGACCGAACTGGTCGCGCTGATGGTGGAGTCGGTGCTCGCCGAGCTGCCCGACCGGTCAGCCGCCGGGGATGACTGGGCGCAACGCCTGCGCGGCTGGGCGCACGGCTCGCTGGCCGTGCACCGGCGGCACCCGTGGCTGCTCGCGGCCACCACCATGAGCCGCCGGCTGATGGGCCCCAACCAGCTCGGCTGGCTGGACGCCGCGCACGCCGCGCTCGCCCCCACCGGGCTCGGCGCGGCCCAGTGCCACCAGGTGTTCGTGCTGGTCGCGGGCCTGGTGCGGAGCGTGGCCCAGCAGCACGTCGACTACGACGAGGCCGGCAGCCAGGAGTGGGACCGGCTCACCGGCGAGCTGCTCACCCGGCACGCCGAGCGCTTCCCGGCGCTCAGCCGGGCCATCGCGGAGGGCGCCTTCGCGCCCACCGGGATCGATCCGCTCGACTTCGGCCTCGACCGACTGCTCGCCGGGGTGCGGGAGTTGATCGAGGCTCAGGGCTAG
- a CDS encoding metal-sensitive transcriptional regulator: MKVDDEAVGAVLNRLRRAQGQLAGVIAMIEAGRDCKDVVTQLAAVSRALDRAGFKIVASGMRQCLAGADPDSPPMTEAELEKLFLTLA; this comes from the coding sequence ATGAAGGTCGACGACGAGGCGGTCGGCGCGGTCCTGAACCGCCTGCGCCGCGCCCAGGGCCAGCTGGCCGGCGTGATCGCGATGATCGAGGCCGGCCGTGACTGCAAGGACGTGGTGACCCAGCTGGCCGCCGTGTCGCGGGCGCTGGACCGGGCCGGCTTCAAGATCGTGGCCAGCGGGATGCGCCAGTGCCTGGCCGGCGCCGACCCGGACTCGCCGCCGATGACCGAGGCCGAGCTGGAGAAGCTCTTCCTCACCCTGGCCTGA
- a CDS encoding cyclodeaminase/cyclohydrolase family protein — protein sequence MRDETINEFLDRLADRVPAPGGGASAALHAAQAGALLAMVGRYSTGEKYAAHEAVVERIVREADLLRHRALGLAERDAAAFTSVAEAYRLPRATEPERADRAAAIARALAAAAQPPAEVITAALDAVELAEALLPIGNPSVATDVAAAAEAARAAATTARLNVEVNLTGITDERTRGALLAGTARVDEIAARAEQVTAAVRAELAK from the coding sequence GTGCGCGACGAGACGATCAACGAGTTCCTTGACCGCCTGGCCGACCGGGTGCCCGCCCCTGGCGGCGGCGCGTCGGCGGCCCTGCACGCCGCCCAGGCCGGAGCGCTGCTCGCGATGGTGGGCCGGTACAGCACCGGGGAGAAGTACGCCGCGCACGAGGCCGTGGTGGAGCGGATCGTCCGCGAGGCGGACCTGCTGCGCCACCGGGCCCTCGGCCTGGCCGAGCGGGACGCGGCGGCCTTCACCTCGGTGGCCGAGGCGTACCGGCTGCCCCGGGCGACCGAGCCGGAGCGGGCCGACCGCGCCGCGGCGATCGCCCGGGCGCTGGCCGCCGCCGCGCAACCGCCCGCCGAGGTGATCACGGCGGCGCTGGACGCGGTGGAGCTGGCCGAGGCGCTGCTGCCGATCGGCAACCCGAGCGTGGCCACCGACGTCGCGGCCGCCGCCGAGGCGGCCCGGGCGGCGGCGACCACGGCCCGGCTGAACGTCGAGGTGAACCTGACCGGGATCACCGACGAGCGGACCCGGGGCGCGCTGCTGGCCGGCACCGCCCGGGTGGACGAGATCGCCGCCCGCGCCGAGCAGGTCACCGCGGCGGTCCGGGCCGAGCTGGCGAAGTGA
- a CDS encoding potassium channel family protein: MSKAEPERRVVLPARPGRPPLRQVGLRLAVALGVLLVTTLIVWVDRKGYHDSADGVPNLLDSAYYATVTLSTTGYGDITPVSAGARLTNILVITPLRVVFLIILVGTTLEVLAERTRQQWRTKRWRAAVHEHVVIVGYGTKGRSAVQTLLGQGLARDSIVVVDPQRRVVEQAALDGLVGVVGDATRTDTLLRAEVPRAGQVVVAAERDDTAVLVTLTVRQLNKAATVVAAVREDENAPLLRQSGADVVVTSSSSAGRLLGLSMLSPNAGAVMEDLLTYGRGLNVVERPVTHAEAGRSPRECADLVVAVVRGRRILNFADPEAEVLNSTDRVITIQRVPAA; this comes from the coding sequence ATGAGCAAGGCGGAACCAGAGAGACGGGTGGTGCTGCCGGCCCGCCCCGGCCGGCCGCCGCTGCGCCAGGTGGGGCTGCGGCTCGCGGTGGCGCTCGGGGTGCTGCTGGTCACCACGCTGATCGTCTGGGTGGACCGGAAGGGCTACCACGACAGCGCCGACGGCGTGCCCAACCTGCTGGACAGCGCCTACTACGCCACCGTCACGCTCTCCACCACCGGCTACGGCGACATCACGCCGGTCAGCGCGGGCGCGCGGTTGACCAACATCCTGGTCATCACCCCGCTGCGCGTGGTCTTCCTGATCATCCTGGTCGGCACCACCCTGGAGGTGCTGGCCGAGCGGACCCGTCAGCAGTGGCGGACCAAGCGTTGGAGGGCGGCCGTGCACGAGCACGTGGTGATCGTCGGCTACGGCACCAAGGGGCGCAGTGCGGTGCAGACCCTGCTGGGCCAGGGCCTGGCCCGGGACTCCATCGTGGTGGTGGACCCGCAGCGCCGGGTGGTCGAGCAGGCCGCGCTGGACGGGCTGGTCGGCGTGGTCGGCGACGCCACCCGGACCGACACCCTGCTGCGCGCCGAGGTGCCCAGGGCCGGCCAGGTGGTGGTCGCGGCCGAGCGGGACGACACCGCGGTGCTGGTCACCCTGACGGTGCGCCAGCTGAACAAGGCCGCCACCGTGGTCGCCGCGGTGCGCGAGGACGAGAACGCGCCGCTGCTGCGGCAGAGCGGCGCCGACGTGGTGGTGACCAGCTCCAGCTCGGCCGGCCGGCTGCTCGGGCTCTCCATGCTCAGCCCGAACGCCGGCGCGGTGATGGAGGACCTGCTCACCTACGGGCGCGGCCTGAACGTGGTCGAACGCCCCGTCACGCACGCCGAGGCCGGCCGCTCGCCCCGGGAGTGCGCCGACCTGGTGGTGGCCGTGGTGCGCGGGCGGCGGATCCTCAACTTCGCCGACCCGGAGGCGGAGGTGCTGAACTCCACCGACCGGGTGATCACCATCCAGCGGGTGCCCGCCGCCTGA
- a CDS encoding alpha/beta fold hydrolase gives MIGTIATATAAVLAAPAAGLLGYRQAKRAVLARRLRITSPNGIDESGFVRIGGIDQWVSIRGEDLANPVILEIHGGPGASNLIYAHRTREWERHFTVVRWDMRGAGRTFLNGGPEGQGEFNLDRLHRDALEMTDHVRARLGVAKLLLVANSLGTVLGLRLARNHPERYSAYVGTDQNVIGGGRDRFAYHALVERLRAAGKRKELAAVTALGADSSAWTTHQWGEYHKVVTTTDPLTFDTMKTVVIRSLWFSPLLTLREVRGYFKAMNWSEQLGPQAMGVDEYAEGTEFRIPFFVFQGDQDVITPVEPAKRFFDQVSAPVKEFALLEGCSHFASFRRPQAFLDLLLTKVRPALDAAPAGRA, from the coding sequence ATGATCGGCACTATCGCCACCGCCACCGCCGCAGTCCTCGCCGCACCCGCCGCCGGCCTGCTGGGCTACCGCCAGGCCAAGCGGGCCGTGCTCGCCCGGCGGCTGCGGATCACCTCGCCCAACGGCATCGACGAGTCCGGGTTCGTCCGGATCGGCGGCATCGACCAGTGGGTCTCGATCCGCGGCGAGGACCTGGCCAACCCGGTGATCCTGGAGATCCACGGCGGCCCCGGCGCCTCCAACCTGATCTACGCCCACCGCACCCGGGAGTGGGAGCGCCACTTCACCGTGGTCCGCTGGGACATGCGCGGGGCCGGCCGGACCTTCCTGAACGGCGGGCCCGAGGGCCAGGGCGAGTTCAACCTCGACCGGCTCCACCGGGACGCCCTCGAAATGACCGACCACGTCCGCGCCCGGCTCGGCGTCGCCAAGCTGCTGCTGGTGGCCAACTCGCTCGGCACCGTGCTCGGCCTGCGGCTGGCCCGCAACCACCCCGAGCGGTACTCCGCCTACGTCGGCACCGACCAGAACGTGATCGGCGGCGGGCGGGACCGGTTCGCCTACCACGCGCTGGTCGAGCGGCTGCGCGCCGCCGGCAAGCGCAAGGAGCTGGCCGCCGTCACCGCGCTCGGCGCCGACTCCAGCGCCTGGACCACCCACCAGTGGGGCGAGTACCACAAGGTCGTGACCACCACCGACCCGCTCACCTTCGACACCATGAAGACCGTGGTGATCCGGTCCTTGTGGTTCTCCCCGCTGCTGACGCTGCGTGAGGTCCGCGGCTACTTCAAGGCGATGAACTGGTCGGAGCAGCTCGGCCCGCAGGCCATGGGCGTGGACGAGTACGCCGAGGGCACCGAGTTCCGGATCCCGTTCTTCGTCTTCCAGGGCGACCAGGACGTGATCACCCCCGTCGAGCCCGCCAAGCGCTTCTTCGACCAGGTCAGCGCCCCCGTCAAGGAGTTCGCCCTGCTGGAGGGGTGCAGCCACTTCGCCTCCTTCCGCCGGCCGCAGGCCTTCCTCGACCTGCTGCTCACCAAGGTGCGCCCCGCCCTCGACGCCGCCCCCGCGGGGCGGGCCTGA